tagtagctttgattatatatgttgataatATGGTGATTATTGGCAATGATACTGTAGAGATTGATCGGCTGCAGGGACAATTGTCGAGATGAAGGACTTGGGTGATCTCAAGTATTTCTTAAGGATTGATGTAGCAAGGGGGAGAGACGGGATCTACTTGTGCTAGAGGAAGTACATACTTGATTTGTTGACAGAGATATGTATGTTAAATTGCACACCTATCGACACCCCTATCGAGCAAAACCATCGtctagcagagtatccagaccAGACACCAACTGATCGAGCTCGCTATCCGAGGTTAGTTGGGCGCTTGATCTATTTGGCTCATACTAGTCCAGATATTGCTTATGCAGTGAGTGTAGTGagccagttcatgcataatccaagaGAGAATCACATGGATGatgttgtgagaattttgaggtacttgaagtcagctccaaggaaatgagtaatgttctctaaacacaacaacatTCTTGAGGTTAGTGGTTTTAcatatgcagactgggctggaaatattacagacatGAGGTCGACATcaggtactttacctttgtgggAGGTAATTTGgtcacatggaagagtaagaagcaTAAAGTTGTGGTCAGATCTAGTGCTGAGACTGAGTATAGAGGTATGACTCATGGAGTGTGTGAATTGTTGTGACTGAGAAATCTACTACGTGATTTGGATGTTAAGTTAAAAAGTGTTATGCAATTGTATTGTGACAACAAAGCAGAAATTGACATATCACAAAATCAagtacaacatgatcgtactaaACACGTGGATGTGGAACATCATTTCATAGATACAAAGATTATTAGTTTCCCTTTTGTCCCTACTGAATATCAGCTTGTAGATATATTCTCACTAAAGGAGTTTGTAATAAAGTGTTTTATGACTCATTTAGTAAGTTGGGCATGGTAGATATATATGCGCTAACTTGAGGGTGAGTGTCAGCGTGAGTCATAGAAATGTAATTTAGGGATGTATATCATGTAGTTAATActtatatattttgtatatgGTAGTACGTAATATATAGAGTTGTAATAAAAtgtattctctatatataatctctCGTGTAAGATTAATAAATATAAGAAATTTTATTCTCTAAATTGTGTCTTAATTGACTCATTCACCAAAATGGGTCTCCGTGTTTTCTTGTTTATAGTTTACCGACTCATGGGACCCACACTTCTCTGATATTAGTTAGTGTGAAGTCGATCTGCAAGTTACAGTACAACTTATACTACGTATATACAggtattctaaaaaaaaaagactaggTATATACAGTAGTGGGAACATGCATCGATCCACATGCAAATGTGAAGTAGCTATCGGAGAAAATGTGAGGTGTGTGTTGGCGCTATAAAGTATATACCCTACATTTCCTCATATGATTTAATCATGAACACAGGCATGAAACACATGATGATAGCAACATTTGGAACAGGAAGTCACCGAAGTCGCCAGTGTTTCGGTGGTTATGctctttcttcatttcttattcttcttagCAGCGTTGTGAATTAATAGGTGATTCACATTTGCACCAAAAAGAACTCTCCTTTCGGAGCTTTCTTGTCTTATATATACTCATATAGAATGTACCCAAATCATCGTCTTAGAGCATCTGCACTCATAAAATGGGTTTGCTTAAGCAAATGATGGATCCGGAAGCAAATGGTGGTTTAAGTAAATCGATTTCAatatttgctcaagcaaatcgattttttcacacactCATTCACAATTTGGTTGAGTAATTCAGTTctgtcttgttgtgaaatgatTAAGAAAATTACCggatatatttacaaccaataataatgtgccacgtatcgttatcgactcgatattataCATGATTTCTGAtagattttcgactaatagagaattgacacATGTTACTGTCACATGTCATTGTCGGCAAATAATTAGACATATTTCCGGTGAGATTTTCAACCAATTGACTATAAATTGTCTAATATCACTAATTCTATACCCACACCATTGTGAAGAATTAAAGCAGATTTAGGATTCTTTTATCTAAAAACTCAACatcatttccttgttcatgcACTAATGAATCATTTCAGCttccacatttttttttcaggcggagacaacatcaacaagaagatgatgacCATATGGAGCAATCATACGTCAATTAGGTGGTCATGGCAGAAGCATAACACGACGATGAACCAACACGGCCAATTAGTTCACGTTGCGGTAAAACACCAAATAAACCACGTCAAAGGCTTTCTAGGGGACACAATCTCATGGACGATTACTTCATCGAACGTCCAATCTCCGACACGCAAGACTTTCGCCTGAGGTACAGGATGAGCAGAgagcaattcaatattatcATGACGGACCTATGCAACCACGACCAATCTTGGCACAAAAGAGAAGATGCCACTAGTTTTCTAGGGCTACTTCCCTAACAAAAGATAAACGGGGCTCTACAAATGCTAGCGTAAGAGTCAGTCACAGATTAATAtactgaaattacaaggatgggGGAATCAACTACCCTCCATTAAATTGCAAGTAAGTGGTTCACCTCTATGGTTCAAGATACCTATGTAGTCTAACATCGGCAGACCTCATGCGACTACTAGCTAAAGGCGAATGTCGAGGCTTTACAGGTTTGATTAAAAGCATTGACTGCATTCACTGAGAGTGGAAAAACTGCCTAACCGCCTATCAAGGGGCATACTCGGGTCGAAAGGGTCACCCAACGGTTCACTTAGAGGTCGTGGCCTCTTATGATACATGGATATGGCACAATTTATTTGGGTGTCTtggagctaaaaatgacattaatgtgctCCACCTATCAAATGTGTCCTCATATATCTTTGTCGGAAGAGGCCAACCTGCCGTCTATGAAGTCCACAGACACAGGTACTCGACAGCTTATTATCTGGCTGACGGaatatatccaaggtactctacatttttcaaaacaattctCATCCCCAGATGTCGCAAGATAAGCTCTTTGCAAAGAAACATGAGACACACCGAAAAGATGTGGAGAGGGCCTTTGACATCTTGCAATCTCGATGGGCAAGTATATTTCATAGTTGTACAATGCACCACAAATCGgtaatgactaccatcatgttAGCTTGTATTATACTGCATAACAAGATTATTGAGGAATAGTACGTGgaggatgaggaggaagaatatgagaaagaagaagacttgcaaaacctATTTAGGACTTTCCAGGTTTATGATGGGCCGGTGGATGTATGAGGAAATTGAATTAGTTTTGAGCCAATCAGTAGAGATGTAGCTAATATACAACGGTTTCACGACCGTGTTGCCGATATCAAATCCGTTTACATCCATAGAGAGCTCCAGACAGATTTGGTGTAGCACATTTGGAGGGTGGAAAATGGTGCtctaaatatgttttattatgtgttttcattttatttgtgtttaattattaagcttgtgtttaatttaagtatgtgttttaattttatgtgtatttcaatttcatcttaataaataaattacatttttatttctcaaaaatttaaattacgtAAACTTTAAATTGCATAACATTAACAATTAGTACAATCTATAACTATCATGGAAATAACACGCAACTTGGGGCACttgggtgataacaatccAAATATGTTTCAACAgtaggttgatcttgactagctcctccttcattaaggattGCTAGTTTCGTCTTGGTAAAATACATGTTCAAGATTTGGgtcatagcctccaaatccattgtcatgataTTTGTGTCactctcttgtttcttcaatcgtaactcttcttccgccCTTGATTCATTCCGCTTTTGAATGTCTACGTACTCCATGTAATATttaagctcactttcattatgcGCTAACCTCTTGGTATGccatgatgcttggtcacttgcaatggtTTGCAAAACTTCAACtcgttgctcaataggagtcttacccTGTTTCTTTTGGCACCTAACTTCCTTTACCGTCTTAGTTCCCATTGGTCTAGCGGACTCAAGGAAGATTCCATGTTGCTTTTAGGTGTCTCGTTCACttggtcgtcatccaaattAACGGCTGGAGATGATTCGGTTGCGGAATGAATAACATGGTAAGtacttgcatatggagatggagtagtaTGTCGCATCTCAgcaaaagatggatgatctttaaCCGCTTCCCAACATTCATGgtgtgtaaactttttcttctttgcattatagtaacatgattgagcttgtctttcctagaaaaaaattatattaggtacatatttaattacataatttaacaAATTAGATAAACAAATATTGTaaccaaattagatatattaaaacaaataatgtaaacaatgctacatatttaaacaaattagatatataaattacataattttattagatatataatcaaataaaaattataatatatgataaaacaatgtaAACTTACTTCGTCCATTAACGAAATGCCACTAGCTACACGTTGGCCGCCGCCAAACATTCATCCTATTTTTTGCAATagtagcttgaacttgttgtagtgagcGCAACTCGGGTACTCGGCTCATTcggaggtttctcacccggAGCTAGCTCCCAATTTTCCATAAAATCGGCATAAATTGTCTTTCACAATTtgtccatttttttttgttattgtcGTATTCATCAACACTATGACTAAGCGAGGAAAGCTTTCCGCTATTGCCGCCGCTGCGAGCTCCAAACCCAGTCTGGCTCGAGCAAATCTCTTCCTCTTGCTTGCCGGTGCGGATGCGTTTATGTTAGCTAGACAACTGAATGAACTAAAATACCATAAATGAAGGGTAAAGAGTTCGAAAAAAAGAAATGGAAAACAGATATTGCAAAGTTATCCCAACAGAGTTTCAGCTTGATTCTATATTTATTGACTGAACTTATCATAGCCATAACTTCACGAACATATGAAATACCGAAGGATCGAACCAATCGACCAACCCCAAAGATTATTCGGGTTATTAATGTAATACTTTATTGGCTAATTAATTCTATTACAATCGACTAATACTcatcgacgacgacgacgacgcaGTAGATCCAATACGTTTTGCAATCTCTCTCAGCACAGACTTCTGAATCTTCCCCGTCGACGTCTTCGGAAGCTCCTCCTTAAACACCACCGTCTTTGGCACCATGAAACTCGGCAGCTTCCCTCTACAATACTCCATTATCTCCTTCTCCGTCGGCCTGGGCCTCACGTCGGCTTTTAGGCTCACAAACGCGCACGGCGTCTCCCCCCAGAACTCGTCTGGCCTCGCCACCACAGCGGCCTCGTTCACGGCGGGGTTGGTATAGAGAACCGACTCCACCTCCACGCTGCTCAAGTTCTCTCCCCCGGTTATGATCACGTCCTTTGATCGGTCTTTTATCTCTAGATATCCGTCTGGATGCATCACCCCGACGTCGCCGGTGTAAAACCACCCGTTATTTTTAAGAGTTCTACTCGTCGTTTCCGGGTCTTTGAAGTAGCCCAACATGACACACATGCCTCGAATGACTATCTCTCCAAAGTCCGACCCGTTCCGCTTCACACTCAAACCCGATTCCGGATCCACCACATCCGCCTCCGTCATCCCCAGCGTTCTTACTCCTTGCCTGGCTTTTAACCTCGCCTTCTCCATCACCGGAAACTTATTCCAATGCGGCTTCCAAGCACACGACACCACCACCCCTGCCGTCTCTGTCAACCCGTAGCCATGACTGACCACAAACCCCAGCGACTCGGCCCGGAGCAGCACGCTCGAAGGAGGCGGAGCTCCGCCGGTTAAGATGCAAACCGGGTTAGGAAGCGGGTCGGATCTCGGGCTGTTGGCCAGCATGTTGATCACGACAGGCGCAGCGCACATGTGAGTGACGCTATGTTTTCGAATGAGATCGTATATTATAGGACCGTCGAACTTGCGGAGGCAGATGTTGGTCCCACCCATGGCGGCCACCGACCACGGGAAGCACCACCCGTTTGCATGGAACATGGGCAGGGTCCACAGGTACACACAGTTCGTGGGTACCGACCAGTCTATGATAGAGGTGAGGCTCACGACGAACAGAGCCCTGTGGCAGTGAACCACACCTTTCGGAGCCGACGTCGTACCTGAAGTGTAGTTCAGCACCATTGGGTCCCACTCGCTCGCCGGCCGGACCCAAACGAACCCCGGGTCACCTTTCGCCACCAGGTTGTCGTATGTGTCGAGAATTGGATCGACGGTGGAGGTTTCTGGTGGATCTTGTTGAGTATGATGGTTGATGAGGACGAGAGGTGGCGTGGGGATTTGAGAGGGGAACAAGGAGAGAGCTTGGAGGACGAGGCTGAGGGAGAGGAAGTCGACGAAGACGAGCTTGGATTCGCTGTGTTGGAGGATGACGGAGACGGCGTGGGCGTCGAGGCGGGTGTTGATGTTGTTGAGGATGGCTCCGGACATGGGGACGGCGAAGTGGAGTTCGTACATGGCCGGAGTGTTGGGGGATACTACAGAGACAACCTGGGATTTTTTGACGAATGTGGAGATGGAGGAGGCCAGCTGGAGACATCGGCGGTGGGTTTGGGACCAGGTGAAGGTGGTAGTAGAGTTGTAGATGATAGAGGGGCAATCGCCGTAAACGGTGGCTGCTCTGTCTAAGAAGTCAAGGGGAGTTTGAGGGCAGAGATTTGCAGGACTGGGTTTCAGCTGCTCCatagttgaagaagaagaagaagaagaagaagaagaagaagactagacttgaagaagaagactaaAGAAGATTAATGGAATCTGTCTTGGTTTGTAGATGGAGCAGTGCTTATATCTAACTGTAGATTAATCAATTTCAATCATTGACCCAAAAGTGTTGATGCAATCATTGATCactattttttgttgttgcatATAGCAATCATGGACTATTATTAATAGTCCTTATTAATTAGGTAATTAACTAACAATTAGCCGATACTACCATTAATTAAGGGATTGGCAAAGTGTAGAATACAACTAGAAACAGACCTGATGGTTTACCTCTAATTGAAGCcagaaattcaaaattaaCTTTGGAGTAACTCGATGCTTTTGGGTGAAGAGGAAAAAATCCCTCGTTTCAAATTTTAGAGAAGGTCTTATTAGGCAAGTAATTTACTAACAAATTTACAAAGGTCGTCCCCTTTAAACATCCTCATCAAGCTatcacttgcaaaattttaaaactttGTTGAATCAAACTTATTGCCTGGAGATTTTTAACCTCCCTTTACTTGGAAATTAAATTAACAAAATGTGAATTACAGTTGAAAGGAAATTTGGGATCAATCATTGTCTCACCGACACTGCTTCGTATGTTTTCCTGAAGGGTGCAACGGGATTGATGTAAATTTCACAAATGTTGGGGACCACTGGTCTAGATATCAAATGTATTATCATACATAACATGTAATTGGAAGCATTCGAtaaaaacaaatcatgtaaTTTGAATCAATAGCCTCGCTATAAATCTATTATGGTGTCATACTATTTTGGGAAGGCAGTGTTAAAAGGTGCTTCGTCAATTTCGGAGCTGCGAAGACCAAACCCTAGGGCTTTCGAGCAGGGCAGCGGTGGTCGCCGATGGCAGGGTCCGTTAGGAAGCGTCTCATCTAGCCTCACAGTGGTTCCTGATCCGAGAGACCAATGTTCCCCGCTTCTTGTTCGGGAATTACACGGTAGCTTGGAGATTTGCGTTAGCAATCGGCCTCTAGTTCAGTAGCGTGGCAGACCTGGTCTCGTAGCAGTGGTGGCGTTGGGTTGCCTCGTGGGGAAGTTATCCAGCGTtcgatcggaggaggagggtttGAGGGTTGAAGTGTATGGCCCCCATGgttctcaattttgaaagattGCCGGATTAGTACGGCAACTGACGACATCCTCTAAGGAGACAATTACCAGGCACAACCAAAGGGATGAGATGAGGGGAGAGGATTGGGCCTATGGGCCTTAGGCTTCATTGGGTTGTAATGAAACTGGGCCTTTGGACTCTCCttttttctatctttttttgtcttttgagCCCGGCTTGTTTGCACTTTTCTGGAAGCGTGGCATCTTTAATCTATTTTGGTATTTTGGTGCGTGATCGAAGCTATTCACTATTTTATTGCGTGAAAATGTACACCAAGTGGTCTTTAGGAAATTCGACATGACATATGTTTTGGTCTATCGTCATCTacgtagcacggacacggacacaaGTGTCCGTATTTGACATGATTCGATACGTATACACGACATATAGGAAtgtttttggacacggacacgtggtggacacattaattaaatattatttttaatatatatatatatatatatatattaataaaataatttattaatttgaaagtatttagaattttagatgtatatatatatgtcaaagtgtgcattaaaatgatgaaaacataacttgttagaatggcttaggacttgataagtacatTGGATAAttaaggttcgaatcccaccacaagcatttttatttttatcatcagtttctctccttatatatatatattaaaatgtgcataaatataacaaaaactgaatctgttggaatggttgaggagttgttgagtgtcTTGGATCacaaggttcgaatctcaccataagcactttcatttttattatgagtttgtgCGTGTCCGATTCggatactcgcgtgtccgggccgtgtctaaagtcagttcgcgtgtccgtgtccatgtcggacacgcaatacgaTGCATATAGCATGTGTCTGTGCTTCATAGATCGTCATATATGTGGAGTTCATTTAAAGTTTTTTTAGTCTAGTATTAGATTGTCCatttgtttgaaatttttcTTAGTTTTTGGCTAGTTTAATTCATTTCTTTGTTGCTGTATTGTTTGGTTTTGAACTCGAGAAAATTTTAATACACGACTCAAACCTCTTATTACACACACGTGCTTGATACACCACCCATTTAAATTCTCATTTCAATCTACTAAATACACcacataaattatttaaaaatacctttaaaaaatcacaaaataccTTATTATTTGGCTATACAAggctacttttttttttgaatggaAGGCTAGTACAGCTACTCTCAAGCCTTCATTAATGAAACTGTCGAATACAAAGGGTGGACGTCAAGCATGAACCCCTGATTACAAAGACTTCAAATAATATCATAGATTCCTACAAACAAGACCCAACAAAACACCAACTAGCCAAGAGTATTACTCTAATGATGACTCTATTTGCTTTGAAACAGCGGTGACATAATGGAAATGACAATAAATATGAGATCCTAATAACAATGAAGCAGCAGTTACATATCCTAATATCTAATAAAATAGTTCTTCAACTATGTTGCTCCCGGAAAATCAATCTGACGACATTTAGTCTCACCCTGCCACTAGGCGGCAACAACGACCATTTGATTTGACGAAGTAAAGAACTCGCCGCCGATTTAGAGCATACAAAGGACAAAGTGCACACACAGACATAAAACCTGACTCCCCTTACAAAACTAACGTAGGGAATTatgaaacaaaataaacaTCTAAACAtacgaaataaataaataaaagctcGTCAAGACCTACAAAAGGAGCCCAAACCTTATTATCAGGCCAAACAAGGCCCAACAGAAATCTCCAGGCCCACAACCAAATAGAGCAAAGAAGGCCCAAAGATTGGACCAATTGTTGCACCGTCGTTGCATAGAAACCATCGCCGCTCCATTTCCCAGACCTTTATGCCGCCGCAATTTGTCCATGACCACCACCGAAAAGAAGACACTGGTAGAGAACCAACAACCTTTAGCCTCCACCACCAAACCCTTAAGACTTAGGTGCCCAAATCTTAGAGAACATGATCCAACTAAGATCGGACAAGCCAAGTCCCTCATCCCAGATCCATCTCCGATCTCCATTCCTTTCGCTACAGGGACAAGAATTACAACTGTTGTCGCAAGGCCTGACCATCTCTGCCACCACACTCGCCCATCCCCTGCAAACAACGCTACAATTTTTTGCATAACCCTAGATCCTCTCCACTCAAATCTCTGATCACGAAGTCAGAGTACAAAATCATCTCAACCGACCACATAAGCCACACACCAGCAAGGACAGAGACCAACATTGCGCAAGTGCGCAGCCGGACGGAAAACACCAATGATGGCGAGAAGCTTTTCTCCAAAACCTAGCGCATGGGGCGTgttctccatttttttttaattttctccatATCTTACAAGGCTACGTTTTAGTGTgattaatatattaatatatatatatatagtgacatCTTATAAATGTTCATGTTGTTTCTTGTTCGTTCTTATGAATCATTATAGATCACAATTGTTCGTTTCAAATTCTTTAAACATTAGAACGACAAACaaaatgaagaatatatatattagaagaTGTGGCAATTAGAGATATTATTAGAAGAGTGAATTCTTGGGGAAATCCAAATGTCATTATGCATGGAGACCAAAATTTGCAAATGATGTGTGTGGCTCATATTCTAAACTTGATTGTCAAtgatggattgtgtgtgatgAATGATTGTATCAAGCTTATTCGTTCGGCGGTGAGGTATGTTAGGTCTTCCCCACAAAGACTTAACAATTTCAATATGTGGAAAGAGAGGATGAAAATTGATGGGAAAAAGGGTGTGATTATGGATGTGCCGACTAGGTAGAATTCGACTTACTTGATGTTGAGATCTTCCTATAAGTTCCACAAAGTCCTTGATATGATGTTTTGTGATGAGCCTAATGCTATATCATTTTTCGACGGCACCACTCCATCCATTCCAAGTAGTTTTGATTGGGAAGAAGCACAATGCTATATGGAATTTTTGAAACCGTTTTATGATGTCACCTTGAAGGTATGTTGTTCTCATTATCCTTCAATTCATGATACATTTGGTGATTTGCTTCGAATTAAGTGTCTTTTAGAAAcacaaattaatcaaaatttgaTTGGGATTAGAGAACATATGATAGAAAAGTATAATAAGTATTGGGGTGATTTAGATAAGTTGAATCAATATATCTTTATTGCTATTGTACTCGATCCTCGCTATAAGCTTGAGAAAGTGGTTGATTATTTTGAGATTTTATTTGGGGAGATGGATGAGAGGGTGGAGGTGAAGTCAAAGATGGTGAAAGACCTCTTGTATGATATTTACAAGGTTTATGAGGAAGATGAAGGATTTAGTGTTAGTGGTTCTCAAGTGTCTAATGAGGGGAATGTAGGGAGTTCAACTTCAATTGAGGGTTTAACAGAGTTTGATAAGATGTTgaaggagaaagaagaaaggagAAGAGCAAGGAGAACCGAAGTCATTAACACTGATATTGATAGGTATCTTGGAGATGCTATGGAGAGTGATCATGAGAAATTCCATTTGTTGGATTGGTGGAAGATAAATGGAATTCACAAGTACCCTATATTGGCACACATTGTTAGGGATGTATTAGCTATTCTCTTATCCACTATAGTTTCAGAGTCTTGCTTTAGCACTAGTGGGAGGGTGATTGATCCATACCGTGCTTCATTAAGTCCTAAAATGGTGGAGGCGTTGATATGTGTTCAAAATTGGATTATGATTGATAATGTTGCCATAAGTCATGAGCTCACTATGGAAGAGTGAAATATGTCATGAAGTTGTTGAAAATAACATTTGATGTTTCCAATTTTT
This genomic interval from Argentina anserina chromosome 1, drPotAnse1.1, whole genome shotgun sequence contains the following:
- the LOC126790537 gene encoding probable acyl-activating enzyme 6, with the protein product MEQLKPSPANLCPQTPLDFLDRAATVYGDCPSIIYNSTTTFTWSQTHRRCLQLASSISTFVKKSQVVSVVSPNTPAMYELHFAVPMSGAILNNINTRLDAHAVSVILQHSESKLVFVDFLSLSLVLQALSLFPSQIPTPPLVLINHHTQQDPPETSTVDPILDTYDNLVAKGDPGFVWVRPASEWDPMVLNYTSGTTSAPKGVVHCHRALFVVSLTSIIDWSVPTNCVYLWTLPMFHANGWCFPWSVAAMGGTNICLRKFDGPIIYDLIRKHSVTHMCAAPVVINMLANSPRSDPLPNPVCILTGGAPPPSSVLLRAESLGFVVSHGYGLTETAGVVVSCAWKPHWNKFPVMEKARLKARQGVRTLGMTEADVVDPESGLSVKRNGSDFGEIVIRGMCVMLGYFKDPETTSRTLKNNGWFYTGDVGVMHPDGYLEIKDRSKDVIITGGENLSSVEVESVLYTNPAVNEAAVVARPDEFWGETPCAFVSLKADVRPRPTEKEIMEYCRGKLPSFMVPKTVVFKEELPKTSTGKIQKSVLREIAKRIGSTASSSSSMSISRL
- the LOC126803335 gene encoding zinc finger BED domain-containing protein RICESLEEPER 2-like; this encodes MMFCDEPNAISFFDGTTPSIPSSFDWEEAQCYMEFLKPFYDVTLKVCCSHYPSIHDTFGDLLRIKCLLETQINQNLIGIREHMIEKYNKYWGDLDKLNQYIFIAIVLDPRYKLEKVVDYFEILFGEMDERVEVKSKMVKDLLYDIYKVYEEDEGFSVSGSQVSNEGNVGSSTSIEGLTEFDKMLKEKEERRRARRTEVINTDIDRYLGDAMESDHEKFHLLDWWKINGIHKYPILAHIVRDVLAILLSTIVSESCFSTSGRVIDPYRASLSPKMVEALICVQNWIMIDNVAISHELTMEE